In Danio aesculapii chromosome 8, fDanAes4.1, whole genome shotgun sequence, the genomic stretch GGGTGTCTGGTGCTCTGATGTCTCTTTAGTTTGCAGGGCTTCATGCTTTCATTCGCTAGTCTGTCATCACAGATGACACACTCAATTCTCACCTTGTCCATTGCTTCAATGAAACTGAATTCAAGATAACTATCCAATTAAATGCTGGCTTTCTTTTTAGCACATTCATTTTTATCTCCTCCTTGGCGCTTTGCCATATCAAAGAGCATTGAATCACCAAGAAGTGACACTCacgtgcgatttgggaaacagccactagatggcgcggcggccattttggaatgaaaattccaatagagcaggggtcaccaaacttgttcctggagggccggtatcctgtagattttagctccaaccctaatcaaacacacctgaagaagataatcaaggtcttactaggtatacttgaaacatccagggaggtgtgttgaggtaagttggagctaaatcctgcagggacaccggccctccaggaccgagattggtgacccctgcaatAGAGAAACAGCAtgttataagtctgtaaaataaactattaaaagtgctgatgattgtgatcgtaagtgttgtattgtcgtctttcaggttgtatctcagctttaatgcgctttttaaataaataaataaacaaggcagctgcttgccatcgcgacagcaataggATCCAATGGATAGCcgaccgctttcactccaaaatggtggaatccggggctgttgcaatggaacgttctattgagtgtcgcctcttggtcattatAAGCTCTTTGGCCATATCTTCTCTTTGGTCCATCTTTTTAAGAATTTGCTAACGTAAGCTCTGGGCTACGTTCCCACTCTCGCGATACTCTGTAAAACATTCTCGACGTTAATGAAATCTCTTATCTTTCTACATAtgatttttttcccaaataatcAGAATtggattatttaataaatgaaattgatttcttaaaaaaaaaaaagaaagaaaaaaacacaagtgCTCTTGGCGACGCCTTGAAAATCATTAGCGACCCCTAGTGGAGGTCACAACCCCcgggttgggaaccactgctataggggaattgaacaaagtaaactggccgtagtttatgagtgtgtgagtgtgaatgagtgtgtatggatgtttccccatagtgggttgcagctggaaaggcatccgctgcgtaaaacatatgctgggaatagttggcggttcattccactgtggcgacccctgataaataaaggtagtaagccgaaggaaagtgaatgaatgagtatttgtaatgtgttactttacaccactgttagCATGTGATTATAGTTTCTTTTTTCCAATCAGGAATCTCTGCAAGAGAGCGAGAGGAAGCGGCTGGCCGATCAGAGGAAGTTCACTCCGGTCTGGGAGCTTCGGCAAAACCCTCCGTCTGACTGGCATCTGCCGCTTAACCAGGGCAAACCACAGGACCCTTAAACACACACAGGACTGCTTATGATGTCAGAAACGCACGAAGAAAGCACTGCCTGGAGCTGTATGAACATTCAGTGTAAATCTCCTCACACTACCTCACCTGGACACGATGCGTTTCTGCGCTGATTTTTCTGGTGCTCAACGCAAAATAGACTAAtcgaaatataataaaatcaacGTTTCAGGATAAACATTCGACGAGAAAGTCAATGTAGAGCATTGATCTTGAACTTTTGATCAAAATATATCACAACCTCTGATTCGTTGTTAATCAATAATGCGccaaaatgtatatattgttCTACTattgatcatttaaaatgcagcgCTAACCTATATTTGTCTAATTAAAAGATATTTTCATGCTCAATGCAAAAACAGCTTCAAAAGACTTATCCAAATATAATAACATCAACGTTTCAGGATGAATATTTGAAGTATTATATATGTTGTTCTGCAGTTGTTCAAAATATATCGCAACTTCAGATTCATTGTTGATCAAAATAtggaattaataaaattaatattgcaTACAAGCGTTTTATGAGTGAATCAATATAGAGCCAGGAACAAGAGAGACATTGTTGTTTTTGATAGAAATATAGCGCAACTACACATTTATTgttgattaaaatgtattaaaatatagaattaataaaataaacattgcataCAATCTTTTTATGAGGAAGAAATCAACTTAGCACCTAAAAGATtataatatttgatcattttccATTCAAAATATATCACAAACATAGATTTgtctttaacctcttaaggcccaggGTGTTTTttgtacatgcatttatttttatttctctttgctatttaggcttattggaacctaattagtgtcaacgcagtggcgcagtaggtagtgctgtcgcctcacagcaagaaggtcgctggtttgagcctcctgtgtggagtttgcatgttctcccagcgtttgcgtgggggtgctccggtttccccctacagtccaaagacatgcagtacaagtgaattgggtaggctaaattgtccatggtgtatgtttgtgtgtgtgagtgagcgtgtatgggtttcccagagatgggttgcagctggaacggcatccgctgcgtaaaacatatgctggataagttggcggttcattccgctgtggcgaccccagattaataaagggactaagttgaaaagaaaatgaatgaatgaacttaattagaataaaaatctaagtttcatcttttgatatgatgtacttttagagaaaaatgatgtccatatatgtggactcatggtccgaatttacaCTATTTCCTGAcagttgttttaatatatatatatatatataacatatatattttttttaacatgttttgactatcagagagtaaaaacaacatttttttcccgttttggacagttaaaaatagtgtttgggacatttcatatgctgcaaaacagttgcaggatgacactgtatgaatagcaaaatataaaacatttaaagtattttaaacagccacttaagagctgaaatgtgctgtccatgtacagtatgtggccactcaagccctaggaggttaatcaAAATGAGTTTTAATTCTCTACATGTGTTTATAAAGGAAAACCTAAaatgtttatgaatgttttttaCAGAGTTTGGCCTTCATTGTTCCACTggagacattattattattattattattattattattattattattattattattattatttattgcactACAAAAATGAATCTGTttgtaattattactattaaaattgtGCTCCTTCTGTAACACGGCTAATAAAGctataaacaataaatgattcataaacCACATCGAGGATTACAAAAgttatttgcttcatttttttaACTTGTATCGTATGGTGGCATTGTGGCCTCAGCAacgtcactgattcgagtcccggctgggccagttggcatttctgtgtggagtttgcatgttctcctcgtgttggtgtgggtttcctccgggagaactaaattggctgttgtgtatgagtgtgtatggatgtttcccagtactgggttgcagctggaagtgcatccgctgtaaaaaagatatgctggaatagttggtggttcattcccctgtgtcGACCCCAGAAGTAGaaactaaggaaaatgaatgaatgactattatttttttgagcagcaaatcagaatattaaCATGAAATTTCAGAAGAATcatgtgactggagtaatgatggcAACATTTCAGCTTTGAAATCACATGATTCAatgacatttataaatgtattcaaatagaaaacGGCTATTTTATATTGtagaaatatttttaattcatactGGTGAATGGTTTTAGAACAGTAAGATATATTTATGTTTTCTGCTCAAAGTACAACATAAACaatatgaattttaaatatttttacgatttaaaatagcagttttatttttattacaggggtcgtcacaggggaatgaaccgccaactattccagcatacgtttatgcagcagatgcccatccagctgcaaccaagtactgggaatcacccatacacattAATTCACGCaaactgtaccacatgtctttggactgggggaaaccgaagcaaccggaggaaacccatgccaacacggagagaacatgcaaactccacacagaaatgccaactgtctcagccgaggctcaaaccagtgaccttctagctgtgaggcgctACACACTGTGCCACCGCACTGCCAATCGTTGATCACGCTAATAACCATAATATAGCcatagccatatcaccctgcagcccaagaccagttactcactgaagctaagcaggactgagcctggtcagtacctggaagggagaccacatgggaaaatgaggttgctgttggaagtggtgttagtgcggccagcagggggcgctcagcctgcggtctgtgtgagtcctaatgccccagtatagtgaagagaaCACTATATTGTCAGTGAGCACTATCTttctgatgagacgttaaactgaggtcctgactctctgtgttcattaataatcccatggcacttctcataaagagtaggggtgtaaccccagtgtcctggccaaattccctccatcaagGCCTTacacccatagactgtaaaatatatggacgtagcatccgtgacgtcacccataggtttctgaacactgcaaaagaagctacaagtaggcgcggccaactgtcgccattttgttcgctcgtcatcgcacccacggcgggataccaaacaagggcaaagaggcggagagtgagcggagctacagacacctgctggcactttgcttagacctggcagacagactttactttgggagaaacgcttgatactttattacctgcgactcgtttgtgttctgaccacatgtgcttgactgtacactatatcaataaagtgtttagactttcaaaaacactgcagtaatacagtgagccactaaacattgttcttatgacgtttttcaacaggaggaaaacgcgaattacttccaaacacttcaactatagtctgtgttagtaaatacaggactactgatgaactccagcataacactgtatgataacgcttcagatgactgttctagagcctacagctaatcaatctgtcagattctggagtgctttacgggtctaaagaaaaatattaatgataaatgatcttaaataaaacaaatacatttatagagatggtatacaagtatataactttaaacgaggccacatgaatggtttgtgagcacaattaagtgcacacagcatcccatatcatctgataattgtaagaaataagtccaaaaggcagctgactgtgtaaagccacataaaacaacacaaaaatacgatgaatatgccgagatcagtggctaatctgccggattcagctgaggtgaagtgaaggcgaccagcgagacctagctgtcactcaagtggccacgcccttaattatgcaaacttaatttaacctaatataaaggaaatggatgagttataaaaaaattcacccccctcacagttgtcatggagggtaataatagctatatgaaccaaaatcgttctttgtaccaggctgtaaacacctttttttctgctgtaaagttggccattctaacagtgggctcaattgcaatttgctctattatggagcaggactagcggaattttgatgaattgcagtttcagttacttccgtattggcttcccgagggagagcgggaggttgccgcttggttacaccaaaactccacctgttaatatcagttgtgtatatatgcTGGAGTCAGGGAAACGAACCTCAGTTGcaaacctcctgaatgtaattcttggaTTGCATGGGGGAAACGTAACCCAGAGCTCTGTCATCGAGTTATTCGTTTGTATCTAATACATTACTAATATATTTGAtattgaagaaaaccctctccagACCTTTTCTTATTAAACATGCATGGAATTGGCTAAATATTCCAAcaatggccatacacaataaatgcgctatataaatacacattacattcaccagatccagctaattgagtaatccacgtagaAAGAACGGTCCCCATAATGTTCATTTATCTTTAATTTATAAGCTCAATCACAACACAATGATTTAATTACATCAATATAACATCATCAATCTCTCATTTTGTTCTTTCAGTCCTTGATTCAACACTTATCATCTTATTCTTCGTCTATACACAGTCACCGTCTCTCCTCACTGTATATAAACCCGTGTAATGTCGTTGTATTTTCCGTCTGGAGCCTCATAGTCAGCTTTGGGTGGTGTGTAACAGGGCCCGTGATGCAGGAAAGGGAGAGTGTCTGTATCAGGACGGAGCGCAGCAATGTAAAGCTCTTTAGACTCCAGTTTCAGCTGCATCAGCGCCTGCTTTTGGGCCTTCAGAGCCTCCTGGATCTCCTGCATCTCCATCTGGTGCTGTTTGTGCTTGTGTCTGGACCATTCCTTCAGCAGCAGAGCTCTGCGCTCGCTCTCCTCGAAACTCACCTCTGGAGGAGCACGCGTCCTGCAACACACACAGCAAATATATCAGACTCAGACTCCActttattatcccctttaagggaaactaaaattgcagcaaggtgccgtaacacAGGGGAAGTTCCtagtacacattaataaaatattaccccacaacatccaatacatcatattgaaggtgcatctccctcccaCCTGGACTCATTCAATGAccaccattataaaagaatttctgactctatttgtcctgcaaataggaactctaaaacaaCGTCCTGATGGCAaccagctgaaacacagagtacaacgggtgatccggggtgcataggataccctgagctctctttaaaacactaGTGTGGTAAATTACATGGACCAGTTGGGTAAAAACAACCAGTCTTCACCAGACTACTCAACTATATGACTAGTTTAATGCCTCATTCACATGTAAGGATGGCCaagtctctccataatattaaaccctgagaaCTTTTATGGAATTCCACATGTGTGCGATTGCGGGAGTGTATAggagtttcccagtacagggttgcagctggaagggcacccgctgttaaaaacatctgctggactagttggcggttcattccgctgtggcgacccctgataaatagagactaagccgaaggaaaatgaatgaattatatcatgtcaatatataaaaatatagatatacagttgacgtcagaattattctcCCCCACCCCGTAtacttctgtttaacagaaataatctttttttaaacacgtttataaacataatagttttactaactcatttctaataagtactAGTGATATATTAATGCTGCTACATATGTTTATGGAGAAAAATCCTCAAACTAAATAAAGAAATGTGAAGTATATTCACATCACTGTATTAGATCAACATTTAAACAGAGCACATATTAGACCAAAGCACCTGCACGATTTTACAgtctacaataaataaatatcaacccTTCATCCTCACAAccatttgcatattcatatacagtCAACTTTACATGAtattcagttaaagtcagaattattagccccccccctaaattattcgcccccctgtttatttttttcctcaatttctgtttaacagagagcagatttcgtcaacacatttctaatcataatagttttaataactcatttctaataactgatttattttatcttcgccatgatgacagtaaataatatttgactagatatttttcaagacacttctatacagcttaaagtgacatttaaagggcacctatggtaaaaaatctacttttcaagctgtttggacagacatatgtgcatgtatggtgtgatataagcacacccagggcttttatttcaatttaacaacataaaaaacggtggaccaattggagctgttttcaaaccgaccgcaactttacgtaggagagcggtccccccgcccaccaatattgattgacaggcgcgtcatcatatcctcagtttgttgattcacgtccgccattttcagcgtgagtcgaagcgatatcactaaaggaacacgctagctctatttttagatgcaaggctcattgggctcaacacaagatcaatattctccacattatcgctctaatcagaattattggttgtatctttaggtaggtttgcaaacatgtgtacttctcattgagtctaccttatacttcagccgtttgcatttctcgcgatcccagaagctccctgtgatcttaactagcatgcgttttagaattctaa encodes the following:
- the mrpl40 gene encoding 39S ribosomal protein L40, mitochondrial, which codes for MMAGFVCRAVNRIISSQASCCRPVVAVRHSHWFTSMLSLKTSAPLRAEPKKKKKKVDPRQEMLVKDRLKKRLKRMEKVSPELIPIEDFITSAKSFDDTRTRAPPEVSFEESERRALLLKEWSRHKHKQHQMEMQEIQEALKAQKQALMQLKLESKELYIAALRPDTDTLPFLHHGPCYTPPKADYEAPDGKYNDITRVYIQ